A genomic stretch from Malus domestica chromosome 15, GDT2T_hap1 includes:
- the LOC139192503 gene encoding filament-like plant protein 4: MDRRSWPWKKKASDKAAAEKAAAAADSFASQALAELDKYRKPNYVQISVEQYSHLTGLEDQVKNYEGQVKTYEDQVQTLEDEIKDLNDKLSAADTEMTTKESLVKQHAKVAEEAVSGWEKAEAEALALKNHLESVTLLKLTAEDRASHLDGALKECMRQIRNMKEEHEQKIQDVVFTKNKQCDKIKHELEAKIANLDQELLRSAAENAAISRSLQERSNMLFKISEEKSQAEAEIEHFKGNIESCEREINSLKYELHIAAKELEIRNEEKNMSMRSAEAANKQHMEGVKKVAKLEAECQRLRGLVRKKLPGPAALAQMKLEVESLGRDYGETRLRKSPVKPSSPHMSPHMSPVTEFSLDNVQKFQKENEFLTERLLAMEEETKMLKEALAKRNSELLDSRSMCAQTASKLQTLEAQLQIHNLQKGSPKSVVQIAPGGSSSQNASNPPSMTSLSEDGNDDTRSCAESSGTTLEKNNAKSNKSESQNDLNLMEDFLEMEKLACLPNDSNGAVCVADGPNRKTSERESGGALGDVTADKDIPSEQQHELPGSHPESDESQLPLVKLRSRISMLLEFLSKDTDFGKVIEDIKDVVQEAQENLYPHTVNCVSEEVDSSDALCDRQANPDDSGLTTEKEITLSQPTTDTMKIISKDLASAISLIHDFVLFLGKEVMEVHDTFPDGNGFNQKVEEFSGTFSKVIHGNLSLGEFVLGLSHVLANATELKFNVLGFKGVESETNSPDCIDKVALPENKVVEKDSSQRFQNDCVHISNHSNPEVPDDGNLVSGYEPNAAPCKISLEEFEQMKSEKDNLATDLARCSETLEMTKSQLQETEQLLAEAKSQFASAKNSNSLAETQLKCMAESYRSLESQAQELETELNLLRVRTETLESELQEEKRNHQDALARCMELQDQLKSNERLEAETEFKTKQDRELADAAEKLAECQETIFLLGKQLKALHPQTEVMGSPYSERSQRFTEDEPASSSKNLQDSEKGEMEGTSSANVNRAGSESPINLYNYACPSDAEAGILLKSPVSSKSPKHRPSKSTSSSTSSTPTPEKHHRGFSRFFSSKGKNGY, from the exons ATGGACCGACGGAGTTGGCCGTGGAAGAAAAAGGCGTCGGACAAGGCGGCAGCGGAGAAAGCCGCCGCTGCAGCGGACTCTTTTGCTAGCCAGGCATTGGCTGAGCTT GACAAGTACAGAAAACCAAATTATGTGCAAATTTCTGTCGAGCAATATTCGCATCTGACTGGTTTGGAGGATCAAGTGAAGAATTACGAGGGTCAAGTGAAGACATATGAGGATCAAGTCCAGACATTGGAGGATGAAATTAAGGATTTGAATGATAAGCTTTCTGCGGCCGATACAGAAATGACTACTAAAGAGAGCTTGGTTAAACAGCATGCCAAAGTTGCCGAAGAAGCTGTATCAG GATGGGAAAAGGCTGAAGCAGAGGCTCTCGCTTTAAAAAATCATCTAGAATCTGTGACTCTTTTGAAGCTCACTGCTGAAGATCGGGCCTCACATTTGGATGGTGCTCTTAAAGAGTGCATGCGGCAGATACGAAATATGAAGGAAGAACATGAGCAGAAGATACAAGACGTtgttttcaccaaaaacaagcaatgTGACAAAATTAAGCATGAGCTTGAAGCAAAGATAGCTAATTTGGATCAAGAACTCCTAAGGTCTGCTGCTGAAAATGCTGCTATTTCCAGGTCTTTACAAGAGCGTTCAAATATGCTATTCAAGATAAGCGAAGAGAAGTCACAAGCTGAGGCGGAAATTGAGCATTTTAAGGGAAACATCGAGTCTTgtgaaagggaaataaattctCTGAAGTATGAACTGCATATAGCCGCCAAGGAGCTAGAAATTCGGAATGAAGAAAAGAACATGAGTATGAGGTCTGCTGAAGCAGCCAACAAGCAGCACATGGAAGGCGTTAAAAAAGTCGCTAAGCTTGAAGCAGAGTGCCAAAGATTACGCGGTCTTGTGCGGAAAAAGTTACCTGGTCCTGCTGCACTTGCACAAATGAAGCTAGAGGTTGAGAGTTTAGGCCGAGATTATGGAGAAACTCGACTAAGGAAGTCTCCTGTTAAGCCTTCCAGTCCACACATGTCGCCACACATGTCCCCAGTGACTGAGTTTTCTCTTGATAATGTACAGAAGTTTCAAAAGGAGAATGAATTTCTCACAGAACGTTTATTAGCTATGGAAGAAGAAACAAAGATGCTGAAAGAAGCTTTGGCAAAGCGTAACAGCGAATTGCTGGATTCAAGGAGTATGTGTGCTCAGACAGCCAGCAAGCTTCAAACATTAGAAGCACAACTTCAAATCCACAATCTACAGAAAGGCTCGCCAAAATCTGTTGTTCAGATCGCCCCTGGAGGTTCATCAAGCCAGAATGCAAGCAATCCACCAAGCATGACCTCCTTGTCCGAAGATGGTAATGATGATACCAGAAGCTGTGCTGAGTCTTCGGGCACAACATTGGAGAAGAACAACGCAAAGTCAAACAAATCTGAAAGTCAAAATGATTTGAATCTTATGGAGGACTTTCTGGAGATGGAGAAGTTGGCTTGTTTGCCAAATGACTCAAATGGAGCCGTCTGTGTTGCGGATGGTCCAAATAGGAAGACATCTGAAAGAGAGAGTGGTGGTGCTTTGGGAGATGTCACTGCTGACAAAGATATCCCGTCTGAACAGCAGCATGAATTGCCAGGATCCCATCCCGAATCTGATGAAAGCCAGCTGCCACTGGTGAAGCTCCGATCAAGAATCTCAATGCTCTTGGAGTTCTTATCTAAGGACACTGATTTTGGGAAAGTTATTGAGGATATCAAAGACGTAGTCCAGGAAGCACAGGAGAATCTGTACCCGCACACTGTAAACTGTGTTTCCGAGGAAGTTGACAGCTCTGATGCCCTATGTGACCGGCAGGCAAATCCTGATGATTCTGGTTTAACCACAGAAAAGGAAATCACTTTGTCCCAGCCAACCACAGATACCATGAAAATAATAAGCAAAGATCTGGCATCTGCCATTTCTTTGATCCATGACTTTGTGTTGTTCTTGGGCAAAGAAGTGATGGAAGTGCATGACACATTTCCAGATGGCAATGGATTCAACCAAAAGGTTGAAGAATTCTCTGGCACATTTAGTAAAGTTATTCACGGAAACTTAAGTTTGGGTGAATTTGTTCTTGGCCTTTCACATGTTTTAGCAAACGCCACTGAACTCAAATTCAACGTTCTAGGATTCAAGGGTGTTGAATCAGAAACTAACAGTCCTGATTGTATTGACAAGGTAGCATTACCAGAGAATAAGGTAGTTGAGAAGGATTCATCGCAAAGATTTCAAAATGATTGCGTCCACATTTCTAATCACTCTAACCCTGAAGTTCCTGACGATGGAAATCTTGTCTCCGGCTATGAACCAAATGCGGCGCCATGCAAAATCTCACTGGAGGAGTTTGAACAAATGAAATCAGAGAAAGATAACCTGGCAACGGATTTGGCAAGATGTTCTGAAACTCTAGAGATGACAAAGTCTCAATTACAGGAAACTGAGCAGCTTCTTGCTGAAGCTAAATCACAATTTGCTTCTGCTAAAAATTCAAATAGCTTAGCCGAGACGCAGCTGAAATGTATGGCAGAAtcatacaggtcactagagtCACAAGCTCAGGAGTTAGAAACTGAATTGAATCTTCTGCGTGTCAGAACCGAAACTCTGGAAAGTGAGCTACAAGAAGAGAAAAGGAACCATCAAGATGCTTTGGCCAGATGCATGGAACTTCAAGATCAGTTGAAAAG CAATGAGCGTTTGGAAGCTGAGACTGAATTCAAGACAAAACAG GACAGGGAGTTGGCAGATGCAGCGGAGAAGCTTGCCGAGTGTCAAGAAACCATATTTCTTCTTGGCAAGCAGTTGAAAGCATTGCACCCTCAAACAGAGGTCATGGGCTCTCCTTACAGTGAGAGGAGTCAACGGTTCACTGAGGATGAACCCGCTTCCAGTTCCAAGAACTTGCAAGACTCGGAAAAAGGTGAGATGGAAGGCACTTCTTCTGCCAATGTAAACAGGGCGGGCAGCGAATCTCCCATCAACCTGTATAACTATGCATGCCCATCGGACGCAGAGGCAGGCATACTCTTAAAATCACCAGTCAGTTCCAAAAGTCCGAAACACAGGCCTTCAAAGTCAACTTCCTCATCTACGTCTTCTACCCCAACACCAGAGAAACATCATCGTGGCTTCAGCAGATTCTTCTCCTCGAAAGGAAAGAACGGCTATTAG
- the LOC103450394 gene encoding protein SMALL AUXIN UP-REGULATED RNA 12-like: MSAGLGKCSKIRHIVRLRQLLRRWRSKACTSAKLIPSDVPAGHVAVCVGTSCTRFVVRASYLNHPVFKKLLVQAEEEYGFSNSGPLAIPCDESQFEEVLRFISRSESGNSTRLVNIDDFHRYCHVGVRSNLDLWADSRPLLRGLSEKTIW, translated from the coding sequence ATGTCAGCCGGACTCGGAAAATGCAGCAAGATCCGCCACATTGTGCGGCTCCGCCAGTTGCTGCGGCGGTGGCGCAGCAAGGCCTGCACGTCCGCCAAGCTCATACCCTCCGATGTTCCCGCAGGACACGTGGCCGTCTGCGTGGGCACCAGCTGCACCCGATTCGTGGTGCGCGCGTCGTACCTGAACCACCCCGTCTTCAAGAAGCTCTTAGTGCAAGCCGAGGAGGAGTACGGCTTCTCGAACAGCGGTCCGCTTGCGATCCCCTGCGACGAGTCCCAGTTCGAGGAGGTACTTCGGTTCATTTCCCGGTCCGAGTCGGGTAACTCGACCCGGTTAGTCAACATCGACGATTTCCACAGATACTGCCACGTCGGCGTCCGGAGTAACCTCGATTTGTGGGCCGATTCTCGACCGTTGCTTCGTGGACTTTCCGAGAAGACAATTTGGTAA